The Glycine max cultivar Williams 82 chromosome 17, Glycine_max_v4.0, whole genome shotgun sequence genome contains the following window.
ctgTGAAAAATACTGTCCAAACACGGCGTAGAAATAAATTTTCTGATAAGCACTTGGATCATATGGTCCCGAATTGGTCGTCGTTGGCCTGATCTCGTCAATCTTTTGTTCTGACTCCCCACACTGTTCACAATAGGAAAATAACTCTTTTCACACCTCTTTACTTATCACTTTATCTCATTTTTCTCGTATAAAGGATTGTAATCATGCAACAGGAAACACGGTAAAAATTTGAtcaatttttgttgaaaatgaaATGCATGGTATAACTTTTACAACCAACATTTAGTGAATGACAGTATACAAATATATACCAAAATACTTGAAATAATGCCACATACAAGTGCAGCAATTTAAAGACAACTAATCTACACGAATTGTAGTTAGATCAATTAGTCAACAATATTATAGTAATTGGCAACAGCAACGAGGATTCATCTGTTACAAATTGTACCTGCCATGAGTACAGTGCTCTCGTTTATTCAAGTATTTTCCTTTCCAAATAATAACTCGAACTAATTTTCATCACAGATACGTTAAAACTATccaaattatacataaatagaAAACTAGGACAGTTCACAAAAACTTGCAGATGCATAAGGTTGTTCAAAGAATGTTTATAACCTTTTTTAAGTTAAGGAAATCAATTTGAAGTTTAGTGAAATCAGAATAAGGAATAATGAAATATGAAGGGAAGTATTTTGACTCACgagacaaaatatatatttcaaaatattaacaacacatttttttttcaacagactctttattagttaaatttgttaaaaaagcaTAAAGTTTTCTCAGTCACTGATGGTATTTTGCTATTTGCTAACAACCATCTCACGAAAAAAAAGagtacaaaactaaaaaaaaaaaaaatcacaatcttTCAAACCTATACGTAATACATATATAGGTCATGAACTATCCCGATTGAAACATATACTTTAACGTAAACTCTTGTATACGTGTTATGAGAGAGATAAGAGTTAATTTGTAGCAAAGAAAAATAGATGAAGCAAAGAATAACAGTAACAACATTAAACGAACTTTGTAGCAAAGAAACTAGAACCCTCAAATTCGTAACTGGAAAACTTAACAGTTAATCCTGCGAAGTATTATCAAAGCGTAAACCCATACACATATAACGAAATAAGAGTCATTACATAAACCCTAATAGAAGAGATAAAGACATATTAATCTAGTAGTAAGTAGTAACTAACTAAAACTATATATAGCCTTGATAATATTAAGTATTGGGTACTATGAAGTAGTGCATGCAGTGGTTTAATACAGAGGTGGACAAACAAAACCAGGAGGAGCAGTCTTCCCGCAAGTGACCAAGAGTTGAAGTGCAAGAGGAAGAAAGATATTGAGGTTAAGAAGCTTAGCCCTAATAACAGTGCAAAGACAAATTGCAGCTTCAAGATCAAGCAACCCCTGTATAACGGGACAGCACACGTTCTCAACTGGGTTCCCTATTCCCACATGCACCAACCCTCCAAGCACATCCAAGCAAAGCCCCAATTTTAGGGCATCAATTGGGCAAGTCCTTTGAGGAAAAGGACTGCCACCGTGCGGCGGCGGGTACGGTGGTGAGATTGGTGGTGGGTATATCACCACCGGCGGCGGTACCACCGGAGGGTTGATTATGATCGGCGGCAGCGGAGGGGACACTTTCGGCCGGCCTCCGCCGTGATGCGGCGGGTGTTTGTGGTGACGTGGCGGAGTGCATGGCCCACATGCATATATTGGTGGCAAAAgatttaacattattattttcaagatgAAGAACATTGCTTTAGCCTTTGATTTTGGAGACATGGTGACTTAGCTAAGGTTTctaaattcttatttattttccgTGTATGAGTTTGATATTCCCAGACTTTTAGTGcaatgtgtatatatatgagTTGAATTATGTTTTCAATGGGAaagcttgaataaaatattgaagCTGGCGCTAGTAAATGTTACACATGGCAGCATGTACGTAGAACATCCATCCACCAAGGCTTCTTCTAAGTGACAGAGCGAGAGAGAGAGGCAATTGAAGTTTTTGGAGTTTTCTTAAAGGTTTCTCTGATTTCGAGAGTGACTCCGTGACTCGTTCAGTACAATCCGTGACCTGGTTCGAGTTCTGAAACCTGTGTGCAGTCTCACAGATTTTCATTGTAAATTTTCCATACATAATTTGCAATATTCGGCCTCTCTGGTGAAAGATGTTTTCGTTATATCTCCATTCATTTCTTTCCGACTTGTTAATCAGAGGAAGCATATATAATTAGAGTGATAACGAATTTAAGGGTAATTAATAAGTGTGACTACACATATAGATAGACGGAGAGAGCTAGAAATTGAGTTTCTTAACAATACTAAAATCTTTAAATTTCgaaaatgttattaaatttttcttatgCTTAAGGTGACAATTAGAGTTTGGGGCAACGGAATATATATAACAGTATTTATTTTAGATATGACATCCAACAGTTGATTTCATGTTGCTTGTATATATAAACCATTTATGTTTAAAGttcattttttctaaaacaaaagaACACGATGGATCTATGTTGAGCCGAATGCTGTTAATGTTAATAACCATAATTAAGTAATGAATACTCAATACAACTCATAACTAAATTTCTTGATTTTAgcataaatgattttaaattattaaatattgaaaTGTGTCAAATTAACCTTAAGATAGAAGAATTTATGTTAGTATAGACGTATAATCCACCAGTTCAAAGTGTGCATCTCTtcaaaaaaatatctcttaTGAATAAGGTAAATACTTGtttaatatagattttttttattaattttatacgaataaaatataaacaggGAATGCAACTATAAGTATCTAGGTATAAATAGATATTGAAATGCAATTAAATTGTTATCCACACAAATATAAAATCAGAtatgaatttatataaaacacTGATATAAACACAGGTACTACAATatcttatctaaaaaaaatataaagtcttATTTAAACCCTACTTGTTGTCATCACTAGTTATCTCCGAGAGTCCATGGCCGTGGATGCGTTGGCTTTGTGCATGAATTGTCACAGCAAGATGTTGGGCCACGCGGATTGGGAAGCTGCTTAGCTGTCTGTGCAAGTCCAGAGTCACGACACCTATCATACTGTTTGAGGATAAATTCTAAAAGATTCAAGATGtaatacttaatattttttatttgaaataagtgTTCCcgttaaaatatttactttttattatttactataaaaaattatgagtttaataattttattgttgctggaaaaatattatacttaatCGTTAGAAATCATTCTTAAAATGATGTAAGATAGTTAATATAAATGTTAACAAATGTCCTTGCACTGTTGACTATTGTTTAGTGCGAACAAGGAATATTTTTATGGGATGTAATTAGCAATCCTACTAGCTGCTTATCACAAATCAAATTTAAGAGTATTAGTTAAACTAGAACAAGACCCAAATAATCAATACACTCAGTCGTAATCTTTATACTACTtgtacatatattatttattcaaaattattccTTGTATctgtttattaaatttaaaataatattaattattattttttaattactcgtatgtctatttattttttaaaaattatacatatcatacatgatataaaaatataataaaatccatattaaaaaggggaaaataattttaatataaataaagatattaataattaaatgtttttaatttgtatcctagcgttttaaattaaaaaaggaagCTTAATTActtattcaaattataataagacattaattttttttttggtaattttatCTTCATATTTTAATCATAGTTTTTAAGGTGGATATTTAATTATagttaattttactaaaatgagataaaacaaattactaccaatgaaataaaatgataatttaattgaacataactatatttagatatttattaaaattaaaatgtatttcttaattttaaatgaaacttaaatcattattttgaggattaaaattttagaaaattattttacacaatttattttaaattggtactcttatttttgtttctataaGTTAAGACAGATTTGTTCAAGGAATGGTGAAAGTGAAACACTGAATGTAAGCACCTTTCATGACGGTTGGCTTACATTGTTATTCTTAAAAATCGAACATAAATATTAAGAGTTtacaagtatatatattttttaaaaaaattaatgttagttgttaattttactgatttgaattttttatttattaggattttaaataatataccaATTTTTAAATTGGTATATATtttgactaataaaaaataatatattttgtttgctaGTTTGCTAGTAAccaatgaaatgaaatattatattatgattataatttgatctcgattttttttaaatttgaattgggTGCAAATAtcatagtaaataaataaaaagcaaacACAGTtgtttatagtaaaaataaaatattaatataaacctTGAATATCAATACATGTCACTGcaagaaaaatgattatatcTATGAACAAAAACTGTCATAAGTAAAACaaatttagataaatatataataaattttgtccTATAAATATTTCTTCTATCAATTTTGAGAAAACATATAATGATAACTAATAGTCTGTGAGAAAACatataatgataattaataGTCTGTCagtataaaaaatttgtagTGTGCATAGGTaagatttattaatttctatttacaaTCTCCCAATAATaggtaaaaattattaacttgtaGCTACCGTCTTTAATTATaggtgaaaaatatattataataataataaatcttcTAGCTATTTTCACTGCTGCTTTcccatttatatgtttttttttaaaaaaaaaagttaccttGTGAAAAATGACATTTAAATTGAAAGAATATGTAAgttgtaaaaagaaaagaaacaaggaaaaataaaaataaaaaccaatagcatcaagataaaaaaaatatcaacaaataaaaaacattatgaTTTTAATAATCTCAACaataaacacattaaaaaataataaaaattaaaattcttgcgATTACCCCCAACAACTATTTGTAGAGTCCCAAAGCCATAAAGTGATCCATATAACATTACTAtgatttttaacaagaaaaaataaataagaatgggctaaaagaaaagaaaaggacttGCTGGTCAAACTGCAATGACAATTGATCTTCAAAAGAATCTTTCATCCATCCAGGGAACTATCCAAAAGAAGTTGATATACTCCTTCAATGGAATCACTAGACTCATGTTCCCCACCTCATGTTGAATGTTGAATGCTCGTGATCATTGTTACTTTTATCGTAAATTCTTTTATTCCTTGTTGAAAATTGTCAAAGGACAATTTCTTGTTTGTCCTGTCCATCTTTCCTATCCAAGCAATTGAAATTCAGAATAACAATCACAATAGGAATAGATACATTTATGTGAGGCTCGACTACTAAATATGAGTTCTTTATCACCAAACAAGTTTTCATATGTGAGAAGACGGTAAACTAAGTACAAACCATGAACAAGAGATCCAAAACTTTCTAGTGGAGACTAGAGATAgttcaaaaacaataaaaatatttctctagGTAAATGTTTCACATACCATGAAAATTCAGTTAAGGTAGCTTAAAATGGTAGAATACTAGCCTATAATAGTTTCCTCCTAATATATGGGTGACTAGACAATCAAAGTCTCTTATTATTTGCTAACTCGTGGTCATTGTACTTCAAGTCTCTCTCAGACATTTTCACAAATAAGTCATCCACCACTAATTTAGACCCGTTTTACAATAAATCTAGGATGAACACATATTCACGAAGTGTAGAACACATATTGAACCATAAAACATGTACAAATAACGAAAGTGACAAAATAATACTTACAGAACATAGCGTATAGTAAATGAAAAGTCAAGCAAATAATGATGATAAGATGAAGATGTGCAAAACCTAAATTTTATTTCGCAGAACAAATTCATCCATAGAAATCATAgtaagaaataaatgaaattacctaaaaatcaaaatcaaatctgTAGAAGATAGGAATGAGAAAACCCTAAGGTAGAGAAAGTAAGAGACGCGAATTGAGAGAGGAAAAGAATAAGTACTTCCAATGGATCCGAGTTGAGGAAGACGATGTCACCACCTTCCATTTCCATAACTCTTTTTATTAATCTCTCTCTCTTAAGAGACctctattttattctaaattatagaattaaaatgatacaataaaattagaatGGGATGGACTAATTctgttatttattaaattatagttaCAATTAGAATGATCATgatttgtgaaaaataaaaaaagagtaaacacctaattaaattaaatactagtaatatcttaaaatttcattaattaatccttcatacatgcatatttaataatttaaaaataagtgtatgttaatttaatccataaaaataattactaatctaaattaaaatgaattcttaaaaatattaattaatatatttcatctttataatttaatttttttttttagttttacctacacaaaatgattttaggtacaagttttttaattaatctataCCAACCGGCTGTTAGCATAAGttgttttttagaattttacgTACACTACtcatttgtaaataatttttttttacctacaaCAATTAGTTGTAGGTATACGTTTTTATGGGATTTTACCAACGCCACATAATTATAGGTAgaaatctttttatattttactaagatatacttatataaaaaattgtaggTTTGAGTCTTTGAGTTTAACttacattaaataattataggtaaaaatatttttaaattttacctatactaatttaatttgttataagaAATTTTCTTGTAGTGTGTTATGTTGATTAAACAGTTaagttttacctacactaatttaacttacattaaataattataggtaaaaatatttttaaattttacctacactaatttaatttgttataagaAATTTTCTTGTAGTGTGTTATGTTGATTAAACAGTTAAGTTTTACGTAAATATATCAACTTTACATAAAACTACAATAATTGGATTGAAATGAGTTGTAAGTTAATTCAAAAGCATTTATATCATTTCTATTTTAGTAGGCCCATGGTAGGGTATGGGTTTGGACGGATGTTGACAGAACTAATTGGAATGAGTTATATTTTGTctttatctaattataaaaattataggttTAAATAACTTTATAGTACTGATAAAATAtggtcttttaattttggtactGAATTTATTATCTTCATCATTGTACTATACCAATTATTCActcccttcttcttcctcattcCTATATGGTTGAGGGAATTCCATGCTTATGTCGTTAGTAGTAAATGTAAGAGTGGATACAAATttccattaattaaaatgaaaaaatataacataagaGACATTAAGTGACGTGAGTTAAACTGTATATtatataacaatgatgataattaattttttatgcgtGAGAGAGTTAAGGAGTatcacaacattttttttagactTAAATAATATTTCGATATCtaatctttgtatttttttattttggtatccaataaatttttatttttaaaaaagataccTATTGTGAAAATGACTTGGACTcaattaatagtttttaaataacCTAGACTTGATGATGTGGTGCTTCATTAGCCACACATTAACAATTAATGAAGATTCTCTCATGATAGGTATAATTATGTACGAattcaaaagtaaaaatttgTGAAGTATCAAAATGcataaaatttagatataaaatcaaaatctcCCTATTTTAGGGCACCGTAAATTTATTTAAGtctaaacttatttttaatagaaattaaataatctaTGTCTATTTATGACTgacttaaataatataattccttttaaataaataacttaattaagattttttgaatatttttttatataagagtatatattataagttttttaaattcaatagattatttatatttagatgTATATTGATAAGTGCTTATACATTGTTTAAGTCGTACTTATAAAATGttgtcttattttaaaaaataaaaattaaattatgattaaaaataaattaaaaatgaaaaaataactgATATGATGAGATtatataaatctaaaaaatgttaaaaatagaaACCACTAGTCACCATTTAcatagttttagttttaaaaaaaatatatatattagaatcacaaatttttaaaaaaatcattaaaatttatggatagtaaatttaaaatatttacaattagttccataaaaaaattaccatacACCTAtcagtaattttaaatattgatatatttaatagttaaatacAAAGGGTGTTAAAAAGgattataaacaaattaatatatatatatatatatatatatatatatatatatatatatatatataatagtaaatGATTTTCTAAGATAATTAGCAACTTAGGATTCAAACTCTTAATACTTATGTAAAGTTTGTAAGTCACAGCTCACTTCTATTATGACTAATACTATGGCtacatgtattattattattgagagTGGGAGAGGTGAGGGGAGTTAATCTTGATTACAGAACTGGTACTTGGTACGTACGAACCTACGAGGAATGATTTTCACGAACTGTAcgtaataattttcaaaaaataaatagcaAGTAACTATTTGGATTTGACGGAAATCAAAGTGGTAAAGTAAACAATACTGACCAATCAAAAACCCTTCAACTGTTCTGTTATGTTATATGTTACACTAGCTTGTTATTATATATGCTGTCatgtttttattatgatatattgGCGCAGGATTTTAGTACTACTTTTGTATCTCCTTTTTACCAACTTGAGCATATGTTGCATATGTTGACCTATGATCTTGCATAAGTTACCCACATCTGATCATTTTTGTCTGTTTTTATACCATTATTAATTCTTCGTACAATTTAGCATTTTCcgtcaaaatatatttatttatacctCCCTCATTTTGCATGAATGCTCCGTTTTGAAACGGATACCTCCAAAATAAACGAGTAATAAAATACTACTACTTAGTGTGCCCCACTGTAAATATTGGTCTAACACATCCCAGAATTGCATTTAttatctgctttttttttttagaagtgcATATATTATCAGCTGCTGGAAGGCGCAACTAAGGCACAATTCTATCTCTAATTTTATTAGCTGGAGTTATATATTTACGTTACTTTTGTACCAGGGGGCATTTAGAGTTTTCTTAGACAATTATTTGAATGCTTTTGTATCTCTTGTGTTCAACTTTGACTCTTTAATGATATCTTTTGCTTATAAATACAAAAGTTGCTATATATTTACTATGTCTAGGTCGTTGATGCATATGACTATACATCACAAGGGCAAACAGGTAGTGGCAAACGACAATAATTTgagaaacaaaattacaaaacataaataaataataattgaggTTACGCACGCAGAATATCAACCACGTTCAAACACATATAGATACATATATCTTTCACGATTTTCTAGTTATAAAACTTATTCAGCTTACAAAAGCCATATTTTTTCTcgcaacaaaaaaatttacaatctatattaaaaaaattgcattctttacaaattcaaatgacaaatcCTAGTTGGGCACGTACATCTTGTGCTGCAAACCTTTTGCCCTCTTTatcatcaatatatttatcttttgcttctcacaaaaagaaaatgacaaatcCTAGTTCTGTTTAGCCAATGAATATGGACGTGGAACTTCCTTGAATCATTTGTGTTAGAATTAATTTCATTGcagaatttttttcttatcggcaaaagaaaatatatttctctGGAGGTGCAAGGCATACCAAAAatccatataaaaaaaataaactacaaAGTATTCCTGACTTCACCAAAAAAGCAGTACTGTGGACCCTCCCTCTATTTCTACCAGTAAATTATCTCTGTCAAACTTTCTTTCACCAAAAATCCAAAATACAGTTCATTGGTGAAAGTGAAAATCTTCTTTTAAGttcttctctttttaatttgtaCTCTTTCGATCTCTCTCTATGGGAAAGAGTTTTGAAAAGCTTCCATTTCAATCTTTTTTCTATGGATtcgattaagaaaataaaaaaaaagcaattaaagaataattttactCAGCAGCCTCTGTCTCTTCATTAGAGTTTTACAGCcgatacatatatacatatcatTTCATAAGCGGCTTCAATGCTCAAATAGAAATTATGAAAGGAAAAGGGCAGAAAAAACAGATTGAAAGAGGAAATAATGAATCTTAGCTTAAATATAGAACTTTTATTAATTAGTAGAAATTTCACTTAGATTACAAAGGACTAGTGAGGCTGACAGGGAAGACCAAGGAGCCTTCCATGCTTTAACCATCACCACAATAATAATGACCAAGCTAGTACGAACGAAATGTTCGTTTCCTAAGAGTGCCTAAGAGTACGTGTTACTTTTCGTTGAACGAACATTTGAAGCTTGCTCAACAGAAAAACAAGCACAGATTAAATGGCACGTGCCAAACAGAATACCAAAATACAcagaatattatgaataaataacCAATATAGCAAAATATAGAACCTTAAGCATACTAATTAACTTTAGGAAACAAGTTATATGAAGTGTTGATTTAAGCGCAGACGAATCCCTTGGGAACACCCTTTCCACAGTAGTTGAGAAGCAAGCTCAACTTGACTGGGACATTAAGGTTGATGCCCAACACATTAGCTTTGAGAGCGGTGCAAAGGCACACCGCAGCTTCAAGATCAGCAAGACCCTGAATGAGGTTGCAGCATGGGGTCTTTGGTGGCTTCCCAAGTTGCACGTTAATCAAACCTAACACATCAGCACACACACCAAACTTAATGGTGTCTTTGGGGCAACTTGGTTGCTTTGGGGAAGGTGGCTTTGGGACAGGTGTGTGTTTAGGAGTTTTAGGGGGTGGGTTGCATGGGACATATGTGGAGCTTACCACAGTGAAGAAGAGAATGTTGAGACACAAGAGAAGTGCACCCTTGGAAGCCATTTCTCACAATGGTGTTTGAAGTTGTTGCTCACTCTTAGAACACTATTCTTGCTTTGGTTTGGTGTGTGAGCTTGGGATGGAGTTGGAGAGGAACGAGTGGGGGTTTTATAGGCTACACTTTGGGGAGTGTCTTGGCGTTTTAAGGTTTAAAATAATTGGGTTTATTTAGTGGCCCATGTTAGTGAACCCATTGGGTGGAAATTGGGCAAGCTGGCAGCGGGTCAGCATGGAATAAGAAATACAATAATATCAGGTATGGAACCAAATTTGCATTTTGCAATGTGGTTAGTTGTCAACTCGATGAAATCATTATGTTAATAACTGGTATTACATTTTCAATGGTTTGCTTACTGGTTTGTGGTCATGATTAGTTGCTACTCATAGTATTTCCGTAATTAACGAGGtcttttattatgatttattaatagcttattatttcacaattttattatcACGATGTACATCTCTAATATGCATATAAAGGACTAGGACTATATTGcaatttttacaatatttcGTAGATCGACCATGTTGACTTGCATGACCTacttacacacacacatatcatCAATTACATCAACTACATTTCATGACCTCAAATTTACAGGACATAGGAGAAAATATAGGATTGatcgtgaattaaattaatttgaacatAATTTGAGATTCAATTTAACAATAGGccatgaattaaattaattcaaacataattaaattaattcaaacataatttGAGATTGATCAACTACATTTCTTGACCTCAAATGTACAGGAGATAGGAGAAAATATACGATTGGccatgaattaaattaatttgaacatttgaaattcaatttaacaATTGACTCGTTAAATTTGATTCTTGAGTCAAATGagttgaatttaaattaaaagttgaacTTGTCAAATGAATGAGTTGCACTTGAGCTGTATATAACTTGATTTGCTAGGTGCATGATGAACTAATTCAATTTCTGTCTatctatcttttcttttcttttttagaaaaaccaaaaaatatgttaaaggaaaaaatggaaCAAAGCAACAAAATATGGGAGACCAAGCCAACACCAATGAAAAAGAAAGTAGCAAACCTATAGCAATTAAGGAGAACCTATGTTATATTGCTAGAGGAATCCTCCAAACATGAGGGAGGAGCAGAAATGCACTAGCAGGATGCAAATATGCAGAGAAATCTGcataatgttttatattattaaattcatataaatatttttaataaatttaatattattttttatgaaataaaaaaaataaaagcatgtaaaataattataaatttaacatatatatatatatatatatatatattaagtaattatatattttatattattaaatcaatataattattttataattaatttcatattaattctatttatgaattaaataaataattataattataattttaaacaagttGAAGTAACAAG
Protein-coding sequences here:
- the LOC100802510 gene encoding 36.4 kDa proline-rich protein encodes the protein MSPKSKAKAMFFILKIIMLNLLPPIYACGPCTPPRHHKHPPHHGGGRPKVSPPLPPIIINPPVVPPPVVIYPPPISPPYPPPHGGSPFPQRTCPIDALKLGLCLDVLGGLVHVGIGNPVENVCCPVIQGLLDLEAAICLCTVIRAKLLNLNIFLPLALQLLVTCGKTAPPGFVCPPLY
- the LOC100500229 gene encoding alpha-amylase inhibitor/lipid transfer/seed storage family protein precursor, whose amino-acid sequence is MASKGALLLCLNILFFTVVSSTYVPCNPPPKTPKHTPVPKPPSPKQPSCPKDTIKFGVCADVLGLINVQLGKPPKTPCCNLIQGLADLEAAVCLCTALKANVLGINLNVPVKLSLLLNYCGKGVPKGFVCA